The genomic interval TCCGCCTTGCCCCAGGGCTGCCCAGCGCGGGCTTCCCTCGGGGCAGAGCAGTTGCTTTCAGAATTCTCCTCGCTTGGAGAAAACCAGGGCAAGAGCTGTCTAGCGCAAGAGGAAAAATGCACCACCCCGTGTGTCTTTCCCTGTACCTCTGACCATGGGTATTTCACCAACTGCCAATTAAGGAGATGCCTGGAGAGGTGTGTGGGGTACAGGAGACACGATTTCCATCTCCCCAAAGTCAAGGCAACTCGCAACTCGGGAAGCGAAGTTCCCAGGGCACAGAGGACCTGCAGGCAAGAGTCAGGCGGGCTTCCCGTCACAGTTTGCAGTCACTACAACTTTTATTTCAAAAGACAACAATACATTCACATTCTGAACACTGGACACTCAACCTtgctgcagcaaaaaaaaaaaaaagtattccttCCTCATTCACCTCCCACGAGGCTTCTCGGCTTGGCAAACGTTGTACCACCGATGAAGACAGTTGTCAGAAGGGCTGGGCAGCGGGTTCCGAGTGGCATTGCAACACCGCAGCAAGGTTTTCTTGCCAGAGGGATGTTGTCTTAATGGGATGGAgaacaagatttttcttttttccattgttaACTTTCAGAACCACAGTCTGTACCCAGTGGAATGTGCTCGCTCACAGTCGCACTTCAGATGTCAACCCCTGACGTCCTGGCGGAGACTGTCAAAACTTGGGTTATCCTACGGAATCACTCAGGCCACCTACCTTTAGGCCAGAGCCAGCACAGCCGGCTCTGCCTGTTCAGATTCGTGGTCCAAGGGCATCCTCAGCTCCAGGCCCCCGGAGGAGGGGGCTGAAACGCAGCAGACTGCCAGGGGGTGGTGCCAGATGTGGTATCTCTTGTTACCTTGCTTTTCTGGCCTTTTGAGCTCCTTTTTGACACCATCCAGGGTTTTTTTGCTTCAGCAAAGTTGGAAATCAAAAGTAAGCACCCACCTAACCAATCCTACTGCTTTTATAATTCCTATTGTTGTCCTTTATAAGAAGACCCCACACCTTCTCAGTGTCTTGGTCTTTTGAGGCCAGAGGAGAAGCGTGTGGAAACGGCGGGGATGGGGTCGGGTGCAGAGGGGCCCTTCCCAGGATCACTGGCCCCTTCATCCCCGGCCAAAGCGGAAGCTGAAGCCCCCTTTCTTCCTGCTGTAGCCATTGAGCTCCTCAGCCAGAGTCCCCAGCGGGCCCCCCACCTTCTCGGCCTCCTCCAGGAGGAGGCCAGTGGCCTTGCTGCCGTCGTCCTGCCTCCCAAGACGCAGCTTGAAGCCAGCACGCGCCCTGCCCAACGCCCGCAGCTCCTTGGCCGTGATGAGCAGGGCGTGTGAGTGCGGGGCTCTTGGCCACCCAGGGGGGCCCCACGGGAAGGGGCGTCCCCCTGCTGGGTGCGTCCAGCTCATTTCACGTCCGGTGCCCCCTACGGCGTCCACGGGCTCCTCTGTGTCCAGCACTGGGAAGCAGGCACCCAGGGGCAGGAACAGGAGGTAGGGCAGGGAGTAAGGGTTCCGCATCTGGtccagaggggagagaggaggaggttaCGGGCTGCACCTCGGGGCCACGCACAGCTGTGCACGTGCTTCCCGGGGACCCAGGCCACTGTCAAAGGTGTGAGCTGGTGGCTCGGTTGAGCCCAGCCTGCAAGCAGCGTGAGGAAATGTCACCACGTTGGGGGACCAGGCCTTTATTTTGTTAGCAGGTTCAGGAGCCAGCCGCGCCAATTAGGCTGGTTCTCCCTCTCCTGCAATCTTTTGACGGCCTTGGCAGCTTAGCACACTAATACCGCTGCCGCTGGGATGGCTTACAGGCGGCCCTGGGAGAGCTGAGCAAATTTGGGCTCATTCTTCCCTTATTATAATTACTGACTCTTGGGCCGTATCATTTCAGAGTCATAGGGTAGAGTTAATAGCATCTACCCCTCTTCGTTTTCAACTCGATAATAAATGGGTCTGGTTGAGCTGTTTAGCGGGGATGCTCTGCTCGTGTCTCTGCGACGTGGAAGCCAGTTGCTCCCGAAAGCAGGAACCACATCTGACGGCCGGGCCTAACTCAGACATCCTCCCAGAGAGGAATGCTTGCCAGTGCCCGCTGAGCACCAACTGTGTACCTGAGTGacagtgatagtcgctcagttatgtccgactcttcgcgaccccatggactgtgtagcccgccaggctcctctgtccgtggacttctccaggcaagaatactcaagtgggttgccatttccttctccaactgtaaTCTGGCTGCGAGGTAAACCTTTGCCTGCATGGTTGCACTTTACCTTCACAGTAAACCTAACTTGAAGCCCTGTTATTCCCGTTTTTATTTTCAGGCAAGAGAACTGTCAGAAAGGCTAAGAGACTGTGCTCAGGACCCACAGCTAGAAAGTAGAGGCTCTAGGGTTCCCGATTCTAATGGCCAGGGGGCTTCTTGGACTGTAGGCCAATTTAACCATCCCCACCTGATACTGTCCTGGAGGGCCTCCCTTATTCCCTTCTACAGAGGAGGCAGGATCCCCAAACGGGTGACGGGCCCAAGATCTCAGTTCTGTAAGTGACAAAGCTAGGATGCAAGCCCGGGTCTAATTGGGCTGGACATGGGAATGGCTCTTCTACCCCCTGCACGGCAGTCCATAGGGATGCGAAACAGAAATAGAGCTTCCCCCCAGTGCCCCTGCCTTGGCAGTAACTGCTCGTCCCCTCGCAAAGGAAGCCTCTTTGGGAACGACCACGTTGAGTGGGAGCTGGCTGGTCCTCTGAGGAGAGCTGAGGCTGGAATAGAGGGAGCGTGTTCTGGAGAAGACAGCCCTGGCCTCCCAGAGCTCTTTCCAGAAATGGCTCCCTTGAAGACATTTCAAAGTGTACTCAGcccaaaaagcttaaaaaaaaaaaaacatgtcctCCCTCCTCTTCTCAAATCCAGCCCTCCTACGCCTCTCTCATCTCCTGAGGCTGGAGCAACCTCTTACCTGCCTCAGGGAAGCCTCTCCGTCAGCGTCTGGGTGGAGTGGGGGCTTTTCTCAAGGGCTTTCCTCCCCACAGAAAGTGAGGCAGACAGCTTTGAGATCAGGTGGGAGTCCAGCTGGTGGATGAGTCCACCTGGGAATAGCCTCTGGGTCTCCAAAGAGGGGgcaccttctctccttccctttgggAGGAGCATGGATCCCTTCAGGAATCCAGTGGGAGCTTGGAACCTCCACACCAAAAACTGGACCCCGGCAC from Budorcas taxicolor isolate Tak-1 chromosome 11, Takin1.1, whole genome shotgun sequence carries:
- the QRFP gene encoding orexigenic neuropeptide QRFP translates to MRNPYSLPYLLFLPLGACFPVLDTEEPVDAVGGTGREMSWTHPAGGRPFPWGPPGWPRAPHSHALLITAKELRALGRARAGFKLRLGRQDDGSKATGLLLEEAEKVGGPLGTLAEELNGYSRKKGGFSFRFGRG